The following proteins are co-located in the Siansivirga zeaxanthinifaciens CC-SAMT-1 genome:
- the tig gene encoding trigger factor translates to MNITRENVDALNAVVKVDIAKEDYSDKVEKILADYRKTANIPGFRKGHVPMGMVKKQYGQAVLVDEVNKLLQDALNKYLTEEKLDVLGQPLPKPQDQIDWNAESFSFEFELGLAPEFEVSLDTKDAITEYKIIADEKMLDEQVANIQKQYGKLVSQAVVEKTSEITGVYKNEERDIENKVTLTLDKFAGDATEKQFIGAKVGDVLTLNTKGLYSDDHELMHALKIGHDEVHGLDIEVTFTISEINTRELADLDQELFDKLFGKDVVSNVTELKAKIKEDAERQFAQQADQKLLNDVTEFLVENTKFDLPAEFLQKWMQTAGEKPLDSDQAKEEYEKSEKSLRYQLIESKLITDNNIQITMDDIRNQTKTMIKAQMAQFGQTNPSEKELDDIAARILSNQDEARRISEQLISQKLLALYKEKANIKVKELSYEDFVKEVYGDK, encoded by the coding sequence ATGAATATTACAAGAGAAAACGTTGATGCATTAAATGCTGTAGTAAAAGTAGATATCGCTAAAGAAGATTACAGCGATAAAGTTGAAAAAATATTAGCAGATTACCGTAAAACAGCTAACATTCCTGGATTTAGAAAAGGGCATGTGCCTATGGGTATGGTAAAAAAGCAATATGGTCAAGCTGTATTGGTTGATGAAGTTAATAAACTATTACAAGATGCTTTAAACAAATATTTAACTGAAGAAAAGTTAGATGTATTAGGACAACCATTACCAAAACCTCAAGATCAAATCGATTGGAATGCTGAGTCATTTTCTTTTGAATTTGAATTAGGTTTAGCACCAGAATTTGAAGTAAGTTTAGATACTAAAGATGCAATTACAGAATATAAAATAATTGCAGACGAAAAAATGCTTGATGAGCAAGTAGCTAATATTCAAAAACAATATGGTAAGTTAGTCTCTCAAGCTGTTGTTGAGAAAACTAGTGAAATTACAGGTGTTTACAAAAATGAAGAGCGCGATATTGAAAACAAAGTAACCCTTACTTTAGATAAATTTGCTGGCGATGCTACCGAAAAACAATTTATAGGAGCTAAAGTTGGCGATGTTCTTACTTTAAATACAAAAGGACTTTACAGCGATGATCACGAATTAATGCATGCGTTAAAAATTGGTCACGATGAGGTTCATGGTTTAGATATCGAAGTAACATTTACAATTTCTGAAATAAACACACGTGAATTAGCAGATTTAGACCAAGAATTATTTGATAAATTATTTGGTAAAGATGTTGTTTCAAATGTAACCGAATTAAAAGCTAAAATTAAAGAAGACGCCGAAAGACAATTTGCACAACAAGCAGATCAAAAGCTTTTAAATGATGTTACTGAATTTTTAGTTGAAAATACAAAATTCGATTTACCTGCAGAATTCTTACAAAAATGGATGCAAACAGCTGGTGAGAAGCCTTTAGATAGCGATCAAGCAAAAGAAGAATACGAGAAATCAGAAAAAAGCTTGCGTTATCAATTAATTGAAAGCAAATTGATTACCGACAATAACATTCAAATTACTATGGATGATATTAGAAATCAAACAAAAACAATGATAAAAGCACAAATGGCTCAATTTGGTCAAACAAATCCTTCAGAGAAGGAATTAGACGATATTGCTGCTCGAATTTTATCAAATCAAGATGAAGCGCGTCGTATTTCTGAACAATTAATTAGTCAGAAATTATTAGCACTTTATAAAGAAAAAGCAAATATTAAAGTTAAAGAATTAAGTTACGAAGACTTTGTAAAAGAAGTTTACGGAGATAAATAA
- a CDS encoding phage holin family protein, protein MKLIIKLLLNAIAVFVIAHFLSGVTVDSYVTAIIVAVVLSILNLLVKPILVVLTLPITIVTLGLFLLIINALIILLADYLIAGFAVSSIWVAIIFSILLSILHSILNSLLNEDKK, encoded by the coding sequence ATGAAACTCATTATCAAACTTTTATTAAATGCCATAGCAGTTTTTGTAATCGCTCATTTTTTATCGGGTGTAACTGTAGATTCTTATGTAACAGCTATTATCGTTGCGGTTGTTTTATCAATTTTAAACCTATTGGTAAAACCCATTTTGGTGGTATTAACCTTGCCAATAACCATTGTAACTTTAGGCTTGTTTTTGCTCATTATTAACGCGCTTATTATTTTGTTAGCCGATTACTTAATTGCTGGCTTCGCTGTTAGTAGTATTTGGGTAGCCATTATCTTTAGTATCCTGCTTTCTATATTGCATTCCATATTAAATTCGCTTTTAAATGAAGATAAAAAATAG
- the clpP gene encoding ATP-dependent Clp endopeptidase proteolytic subunit ClpP: protein MDYAKEFEKFAIKDQGISSTYYNKIISSMYPTNLTPNIIEERQMNIAIFDVFSRLMMDRIIFMGTAINDQVANIIQAQLLFLESTDANKDIQIYINSPGGSVYAGLGIYDTMQFIKPDVATICTGMAASMGAVLLCAGAKGKRSGLTHSRVMIHQPLGGAQGQASDIEITAREILILKEELYNIISKHSGQDYDKVYADSDRDYWMKADKAKEYGMIDEILARN from the coding sequence ATGGATTACGCAAAAGAATTTGAAAAATTCGCGATAAAAGATCAAGGAATAAGCAGTACATATTACAATAAAATTATAAGTAGTATGTATCCAACAAATTTAACACCAAACATTATTGAAGAGCGCCAAATGAATATCGCTATTTTCGATGTGTTTTCTCGTTTAATGATGGATCGTATTATTTTTATGGGAACGGCTATCAATGATCAGGTAGCAAACATCATACAAGCACAACTTTTGTTTTTAGAAAGCACCGATGCTAATAAAGACATTCAAATTTATATTAATTCTCCAGGTGGAAGTGTTTACGCTGGTTTAGGTATTTACGATACCATGCAATTTATTAAACCAGATGTAGCAACTATTTGTACAGGTATGGCAGCCTCTATGGGAGCGGTTTTACTTTGTGCAGGCGCTAAAGGAAAACGCAGTGGTTTAACCCATTCTCGTGTTATGATTCACCAACCATTAGGCGGTGCGCAAGGTCAGGCGAGTGATATAGAAATTACTGCAAGAGAAATCTTAATCTTAAAAGAAGAACTATATAACATTATTAGTAAGCATTCTGGTCAAGATTACGACAAAGTATATGCCGATAGTGATAGAGATTATTGGATGAAAGCCGATAAAGCTAAAGAATACGGTATGATTGACGAGATTTTAGCTCGTAATTAA